The Pseudomonas wenzhouensis genome has a segment encoding these proteins:
- the radA gene encoding DNA repair protein RadA, with translation MAKAKRMYGCTECGATFPKWAGQCGECGAWNTLVETVVEGATPSGRTGWAGDKANIKTLAEVSVEEIPRFSTASGELDRVLGGGLVDGSVVLIGGDPGIGKSTILLQTLCNIAQRFRALYVTGEESQQQVAMRARRLDLPQDKLKVMTETCIESIIATARQEKPKVMVIDSIQTIFTEQLQSAPGGVAQVRESAALLVRFAKQSGTAIFLVGHVTKEGALAGPRVLEHMVDTVLYFEGESDGRLRLLRAVKNRFGAVNELGVFGMTDKGLKEVSNPSAIFLTRAQEAVPGSVVMATWEGSRPMLVEVQALVDTSHLANPRRVTLGLDQNRLAMLLAVLHRHGGIPTYDQDVFLNVVGGVKVLETASDLALMAAVISSLRNRPLQHDLLVFGEIGLSGEIRPVPSGQERLKEAAKHGFKRAIVPKGNAPKEAPAGLQVIAVTRLEQALDALFE, from the coding sequence ATGGCCAAGGCTAAACGCATGTACGGCTGCACCGAGTGCGGCGCCACCTTTCCCAAATGGGCCGGGCAATGTGGTGAGTGCGGCGCCTGGAACACCCTGGTGGAAACCGTGGTCGAGGGCGCGACGCCCAGTGGCCGCACTGGCTGGGCCGGCGACAAGGCCAATATCAAGACCCTGGCCGAGGTCAGTGTCGAAGAAATTCCGCGCTTTTCCACCGCTTCCGGCGAGCTGGACCGGGTGCTCGGCGGTGGCCTGGTCGATGGCTCGGTGGTGCTGATCGGCGGCGACCCCGGCATCGGCAAGTCGACCATCCTGCTGCAGACCCTGTGCAACATCGCCCAGCGTTTCCGGGCACTGTACGTCACCGGCGAGGAATCACAGCAGCAGGTGGCCATGCGCGCGCGGCGGCTGGACCTGCCGCAGGACAAGCTCAAGGTGATGACCGAAACCTGCATCGAGTCGATCATCGCCACCGCCCGCCAGGAAAAACCCAAGGTCATGGTCATCGACTCGATCCAGACCATCTTCACCGAGCAACTGCAGTCGGCTCCTGGTGGCGTTGCCCAGGTGCGCGAGAGTGCGGCGCTGCTGGTGCGTTTTGCCAAACAGAGCGGCACGGCGATCTTTCTGGTCGGCCACGTCACCAAAGAAGGCGCGTTGGCCGGCCCGCGTGTACTGGAGCACATGGTCGACACAGTGCTGTATTTCGAGGGCGAGTCCGATGGCCGTTTGCGCCTGTTGCGGGCGGTGAAGAACCGTTTCGGCGCAGTCAACGAACTGGGCGTGTTCGGCATGACCGACAAAGGCCTCAAGGAAGTCTCCAATCCGTCGGCGATCTTCCTCACCCGCGCCCAGGAAGCGGTGCCCGGTAGCGTGGTGATGGCCACCTGGGAAGGTTCGCGGCCGATGCTGGTGGAAGTGCAGGCGCTGGTCGACACCAGCCATCTGGCGAATCCGCGCCGCGTCACTCTGGGCCTGGACCAGAATCGCCTGGCCATGCTGCTGGCCGTATTGCACCGCCATGGCGGCATCCCGACCTATGACCAGGACGTATTCCTCAACGTGGTCGGTGGGGTCAAGGTGCTGGAAACAGCGTCCGACCTGGCATTGATGGCGGCGGTAATCTCCAGCCTGCGCAACCGGCCGCTGCAACATGACCTGCTGGTGTTCGGCGAGATTGGTCTGTCCGGCGAAATCCGCCCGGTGCCCAGTGGTCAGGAGCGTCTCAAGGAGGCGGCCAAGCATGGCTTCAAGCGCGCCATTGTGCCCAAGGGCAACGCGCCCAAGGAAGCGCCGGCTGGGTTGCAGGTCATCGCCGTGACGCGCCTGGAGCAGGCGCTGGATGCGCTGTTCGAATAG
- a CDS encoding PilZ domain-containing protein gives MSESANERRRFQRVAFDAPTVIAQGERQWSAALHDISLKGLLIGTPRDWNGDPDQPFEALIELGNEARVKMEVVLTRTQPQSLGFVCRHIDLESISHLRRLIELNLGDEQLLERELAALGEAD, from the coding sequence ATGAGTGAATCAGCCAACGAGCGTCGGCGCTTTCAGCGCGTCGCTTTCGACGCCCCCACCGTCATCGCACAGGGCGAGCGACAATGGTCGGCCGCTCTGCACGATATTTCGCTCAAGGGTCTGCTCATCGGCACGCCGCGAGACTGGAACGGCGATCCGGATCAACCATTCGAGGCGCTGATCGAACTGGGCAACGAAGCCCGGGTGAAGATGGAAGTGGTGCTCACGCGCACCCAGCCGCAGTCGCTCGGCTTCGTCTGCCGGCATATCGACCTGGAATCGATCAGCCACCTGCGCCGCCTGATCGAGCTCAATCTGGGTGATGAGCAACTGCTGGAACGTGAACTGGCGGCACTCGGCGAAGCCGATTGA
- a CDS encoding DUF3015 domain-containing protein, translating into MSKRLLGKGLVFGLLSMASVGAFADAAGGNGCGWGNMLFEGQRGMAPHFLATTTNGTSGNATFGMTSGTNGCDTSGALGYNGRSMLAMNGMLDSIAEDMAVGQGEALDAYATLLGVAAQDRAHFAKVTHENFGSIFSKADATSEQVLAATLDVMSRDAQLARYVKQPA; encoded by the coding sequence ATGAGCAAGCGACTGCTGGGTAAAGGTTTGGTCTTCGGCCTGTTGAGCATGGCCAGCGTTGGTGCATTTGCCGATGCGGCAGGCGGCAACGGCTGCGGCTGGGGCAACATGTTGTTCGAAGGGCAGCGCGGCATGGCGCCGCACTTCCTGGCGACCACCACCAACGGCACCTCGGGTAATGCCACCTTCGGTATGACTTCCGGTACCAACGGCTGCGATACCAGCGGCGCGCTGGGTTACAACGGTCGCTCCATGCTGGCAATGAATGGCATGCTCGACTCCATCGCCGAAGACATGGCCGTGGGCCAGGGTGAAGCGCTGGATGCCTACGCCACGCTGCTGGGCGTTGCCGCGCAAGACCGCGCGCATTTCGCCAAGGTCACCCACGAGAATTTCGGCAGCATCTTCAGCAAAGCTGACGCCACCAGCGAGCAAGTGCTGGCTGCCACCCTCGATGTGATGAGCCGTGACGCGCAGTTGGCGCGCTACGTGAAACAGCCGGCCTGA
- the glyA gene encoding serine hydroxymethyltransferase, which produces MFSRDLNLARYDAELFAAMEQEAQRQEEHIELIASENYTSPAVMEAQGSVLTNKYAEGYPGKRYYGGCEYVDVVEQLAIDRAKELFGADYANVQPHSGSQANSAVYMALLNAGDTVLGMSLAHGGHLTHGASVSFSGKIYNAVQYGINDQGLIDYDEVERLAVEHKPKMIIAGFSAYSQVLDFPRFRAIADKVGAYLFVDMAHVAGLVAAGLYPNPVPFADVVTTTTHKTLRGPRGGLILARKNEELEKKFNSAVFPGGQGGPLEHVIAAKAVCFKEALQPEFKAYQAQVIKNAQTMAQVFIDNGYDVVSGGTENHLFLLSLIKQDITGKDADAALGRAFITVNKNSVPNDPRSPFVTSGLRIGTPAVTTRGFKEDECRQLAGWICDVLANIGNDEVEGRVREQVKALCAKFPVYGN; this is translated from the coding sequence ATGTTCAGCCGTGATTTGAACCTCGCTCGTTATGACGCCGAACTCTTTGCCGCGATGGAGCAGGAAGCTCAGCGCCAGGAAGAGCACATCGAGCTGATCGCCTCGGAAAATTACACCAGCCCGGCGGTGATGGAAGCCCAGGGCAGCGTGCTGACCAACAAGTACGCCGAAGGCTACCCGGGCAAGCGTTACTACGGTGGTTGCGAGTATGTCGACGTGGTTGAGCAACTCGCCATCGACCGCGCCAAGGAACTGTTCGGCGCCGACTACGCCAACGTCCAGCCGCACTCCGGCAGCCAGGCCAACAGCGCCGTGTACATGGCCCTGCTCAACGCCGGCGACACCGTGCTGGGCATGAGCCTGGCCCATGGCGGTCACCTGACCCACGGCGCTAGCGTCAGCTTCTCCGGCAAGATCTACAACGCCGTGCAGTACGGCATCAACGACCAGGGTCTGATCGACTATGACGAAGTCGAGCGCCTGGCCGTCGAGCACAAGCCGAAGATGATCATCGCCGGCTTCAGCGCCTACTCGCAGGTGCTGGACTTCCCGCGTTTCCGCGCCATCGCCGACAAGGTCGGTGCCTACCTGTTCGTCGACATGGCCCACGTCGCCGGTCTGGTTGCTGCCGGTCTGTACCCGAACCCGGTACCGTTCGCCGACGTCGTCACCACCACCACCCACAAGACCCTGCGCGGCCCGCGTGGCGGCCTGATCCTGGCGCGCAAGAACGAAGAGCTGGAGAAGAAGTTCAACTCCGCCGTGTTCCCGGGTGGCCAGGGCGGCCCGCTGGAGCACGTCATCGCGGCCAAGGCCGTGTGCTTCAAGGAAGCGCTGCAGCCTGAATTCAAGGCCTACCAGGCGCAAGTGATCAAGAACGCCCAGACAATGGCCCAAGTGTTCATCGACAACGGCTACGACGTGGTTTCAGGTGGCACCGAGAACCACCTGTTCCTGCTCTCGCTGATCAAGCAGGACATCACCGGCAAGGACGCCGACGCCGCCCTCGGCCGCGCCTTCATCACCGTCAACAAGAACAGCGTACCGAACGATCCACGTTCGCCGTTCGTCACCTCTGGCCTGCGTATCGGCACCCCGGCCGTGACCACGCGCGGTTTCAAGGAAGACGAGTGCCGTCAGCTGGCGGGCTGGATCTGCGACGTGCTGGCCAACATCGGCAACGATGAAGTCGAAGGCCGCGTGCGCGAACAGGTCAAGGCGCTGTGCGCGAAGTTCCCGGTATACGGCAACTGA
- a CDS encoding EAL domain-containing protein, which yields MSTPSSLPASSTGESRVALRRALVTLIVTILGLLVWQLAQEYRQLLDSQRQLHQAYATQLARHLSQSMSLKAQTVQVILQSRDVASEGFDQRIGNLREVFPALSSVAWFDSNGQLRADSAGPSRDQAFIRQLLRHNASHDYHYAFSPPEGRTLYLLLRQPDDSHHVLRLQPQVLDDWLRDQDRGEHQWLLEDRLSQRVIARADDAPRTGFSATPVTAAEQAHSLEAFALSGSDWQLRALFDAERAGNQLMPALAGKFLLFILCSLLTLLALYGLQREQRRLQRLNTESRRSLRQAASALGAVEERILVTQADGKVRYLNPQAEALFGFNSEGARNLHLLELLPDLDPLLLNSPQQSSDLGAELVRVTREGRERLFAVTRSDISDNGYQAGYVWVLRDVTDEQQAMRVLQETRRRYQDIFEGTGVALCVLDLSGMRSLLLQHKLRDEAGLQRWLRADSAHQEQLIEHLHLTEANQVALNLLGVKSTEQAWQQLIDNGPIQHDDLRYRLAVAVLEGPNLVELETQLVTAQGLQRHVWLVLRLPEMIQDYQAVTLSISDITSRKRIELSLIERERFWSEVVRSVPDLLYVHDMQNRHVLFSNHSLGLQLGYSKAELRAMREDFWVQVLHPDDAEYYWRIRNLQQVVGEGVLLESVLRWRHRNGQWHWFSIREQALARDERGRVSRLIGVAKDITEQIERNQSLRDSEQRYRLLAESISDVILSTDSLLRLNYVSPSVEPLLGYSVDWVMSNNIFSLAANPQQLSGLNLLLERIRDSLSESDRLDRLREELPDQLFVFDCLRADGHKIPVELRLVLMWDEYGRFEGILTVGRDISQQRRAEKDLRMAATVFEHSTAAILVTDPAGYIVQVNKAFSRVSGYSPAQVLDQLPGMLTADRQQATHVQYILGQLNQRGSWEGEVWLKRRGGENFPAWVGITAVHDEEGDLVSYVCFFSDISERKASEQRIHRLAYYDALTHLPNRTLFQDRLHSALQHAERHDEWVVLMFLDLDRFKPINDSLGHAAGDRMLKDVAVRLSACVDGDDTVARMGGDEFTLLLQPRANRDSALNRAIHVAEQILSSLARPFILEGREFFVTASIGIALAPQDGNELSQLMKNADTAMYHAKERGKNNFQFYQADMNASALERLELESDLRHAQEQAQFVLHYQPQFSGDGSRLTGVEALLRWNHPTRGLIPPDDFIPVLEELGLVVQVGEWVLEEACRQLKTWHDEKIRIPKVSVNLSARQFAEGDLTARIATILRRTRVPAACLEVELTESILMRDVESAMQTLRELKHLGLCIAVDDFGTGYSSLNYLKQFPIDVLKIDRSFVDGLPDGEQDAQIARAIIAMAHSLNMMVIAEGVENHAQLDFLREHGCDEVQGYLLGRPMKARQFSAQFGGAALFMLS from the coding sequence GTGTCAACTCCCTCCTCCCTGCCTGCCTCCTCCACGGGCGAGTCGCGCGTGGCGTTGCGGCGCGCGCTGGTCACACTGATAGTGACGATCCTGGGATTGCTGGTCTGGCAGTTGGCTCAGGAATATCGCCAGTTGCTCGACAGCCAAAGGCAGTTGCATCAGGCCTATGCCACGCAACTGGCCAGACACCTGAGCCAGAGCATGTCACTCAAGGCGCAGACGGTGCAGGTCATACTCCAGAGCCGTGACGTTGCAAGTGAGGGGTTCGATCAGCGCATCGGCAACCTGCGCGAGGTTTTTCCGGCACTGAGCAGCGTGGCCTGGTTCGACAGCAACGGGCAGTTGCGGGCGGATAGCGCAGGCCCATCACGCGACCAGGCCTTTATCCGCCAACTGCTGCGGCACAACGCTTCGCACGACTATCACTACGCCTTCAGCCCCCCTGAAGGCCGCACGCTGTACCTGTTGCTGCGCCAGCCCGACGACAGTCATCACGTGCTGCGCCTGCAGCCCCAGGTACTGGACGACTGGCTGCGTGATCAGGATCGTGGCGAACATCAGTGGCTGCTCGAGGACAGACTGAGCCAGCGGGTCATTGCACGCGCTGACGACGCGCCACGAACAGGCTTCAGCGCCACCCCGGTTACCGCCGCAGAACAGGCGCACAGTCTGGAGGCATTCGCCCTGTCCGGTAGCGACTGGCAACTGCGCGCCCTGTTCGACGCTGAACGCGCCGGCAACCAGCTGATGCCAGCGCTGGCCGGTAAATTTCTGCTGTTCATTCTCTGCAGCCTGCTCACACTGCTGGCGCTCTATGGCCTGCAGCGCGAGCAACGCCGCCTACAACGTCTGAATACCGAATCACGCCGCTCGCTGCGCCAGGCTGCCAGCGCGCTTGGCGCCGTCGAGGAACGGATTCTGGTTACCCAAGCCGATGGCAAGGTGCGCTACCTGAATCCGCAGGCCGAGGCCCTGTTCGGTTTCAACAGTGAAGGCGCTCGAAACCTGCATCTGCTGGAATTGCTGCCGGATCTGGATCCCCTGCTGCTCAACAGCCCGCAGCAGAGCAGCGACCTCGGCGCGGAGCTGGTCAGGGTAACCCGTGAAGGTCGCGAACGGCTGTTTGCCGTGACGCGCAGCGACATCAGCGATAACGGATACCAGGCCGGCTACGTCTGGGTGCTGCGTGACGTGACCGACGAGCAGCAGGCCATGCGCGTGCTGCAGGAAACCCGCAGGCGCTATCAGGATATCTTCGAGGGCACCGGCGTGGCCCTGTGCGTCCTCGATCTCTCCGGCATGCGCAGCCTGCTGCTGCAGCACAAGCTGCGTGACGAAGCCGGCCTGCAGCGCTGGCTGCGTGCCGATAGCGCACACCAAGAGCAGCTGATCGAGCACCTGCACCTCACCGAAGCCAATCAGGTGGCGCTCAACCTGCTCGGGGTGAAGAGTACCGAGCAGGCCTGGCAGCAACTGATCGACAACGGCCCGATACAGCACGACGATCTGCGTTATCGCCTGGCCGTGGCCGTGCTCGAAGGCCCCAATCTGGTGGAGCTGGAAACCCAGCTGGTCACCGCACAGGGCCTGCAGCGTCATGTATGGCTGGTACTGCGTCTGCCGGAAATGATTCAGGATTATCAGGCCGTCACCCTGAGCATCAGCGATATCACCAGCCGCAAGCGTATCGAGCTGTCGCTGATCGAGCGTGAGCGTTTCTGGTCCGAGGTGGTGCGCTCGGTTCCTGATCTGCTCTACGTACATGACATGCAGAACCGGCACGTGCTGTTCAGCAACCACAGCCTGGGCCTGCAGCTGGGTTACAGCAAGGCCGAGCTGCGTGCGATGCGCGAAGACTTCTGGGTGCAGGTGCTGCACCCGGACGATGCCGAATACTACTGGCGCATCCGCAATCTGCAGCAGGTGGTGGGCGAGGGCGTCCTGCTCGAATCCGTGCTGCGCTGGCGTCATCGCAATGGTCAATGGCACTGGTTCAGTATCCGCGAGCAGGCACTGGCGCGCGACGAACGCGGCCGCGTCAGCCGCCTGATCGGCGTGGCCAAGGACATCACCGAGCAGATCGAGCGCAACCAGTCACTGCGTGACAGTGAGCAGCGCTATCGCCTGCTGGCCGAAAGCATCAGCGACGTGATCCTCTCCACCGACAGTCTGCTCAGGCTCAATTACGTCAGCCCTTCGGTCGAACCCCTGCTGGGCTATTCGGTCGACTGGGTGATGAGCAACAACATCTTCAGCCTGGCAGCCAACCCGCAACAGCTCAGCGGGCTGAACCTGCTGCTCGAGCGCATCCGCGACTCCCTGAGTGAGAGCGACCGGCTCGATCGCCTGCGCGAAGAACTGCCGGATCAGCTCTTCGTCTTCGACTGCCTGCGCGCCGACGGCCACAAGATTCCGGTGGAGCTGCGCCTGGTGCTGATGTGGGACGAGTACGGACGCTTCGAAGGCATTCTCACCGTAGGCCGCGATATCAGCCAGCAACGCCGCGCGGAAAAGGACCTGCGCATGGCCGCCACGGTATTCGAGCATTCCACGGCGGCGATCCTGGTAACCGACCCGGCCGGCTACATCGTGCAGGTCAACAAGGCCTTCAGCCGTGTCAGCGGTTACTCGCCGGCTCAGGTGCTCGACCAGTTGCCAGGCATGCTCACCGCCGACCGCCAGCAGGCGACACATGTGCAGTACATCCTTGGCCAACTCAACCAGCGTGGCAGCTGGGAGGGCGAGGTATGGCTCAAGCGCAGGGGCGGCGAGAACTTCCCTGCCTGGGTCGGCATCACCGCCGTGCATGACGAGGAAGGTGACCTGGTCAGCTACGTGTGCTTCTTCAGCGACATCAGCGAGCGCAAGGCTAGCGAGCAGCGCATCCATCGCCTGGCCTACTACGATGCCCTGACCCACCTGCCCAACCGCACCCTGTTCCAGGATCGTCTGCACAGCGCCCTGCAGCATGCCGAGCGGCATGACGAATGGGTGGTGCTGATGTTCCTCGACCTCGACCGCTTCAAGCCGATCAACGACTCACTCGGTCATGCTGCCGGCGACCGCATGCTCAAGGACGTGGCCGTGCGCCTGTCGGCCTGCGTCGATGGCGACGACACCGTGGCACGCATGGGCGGCGACGAGTTCACCCTGCTGCTGCAACCACGCGCCAACCGCGACAGCGCACTGAACCGTGCCATTCATGTCGCCGAGCAGATTCTTTCCAGCCTGGCCCGCCCCTTCATCCTCGAAGGTCGCGAGTTCTTCGTCACGGCCAGTATCGGCATTGCCCTCGCCCCGCAAGACGGCAACGAACTGAGCCAACTGATGAAGAACGCCGACACGGCGATGTACCACGCCAAGGAACGCGGCAAGAACAACTTCCAGTTCTACCAGGCCGACATGAACGCCAGCGCCCTGGAACGCCTGGAACTGGAAAGTGACCTGCGCCACGCCCAGGAGCAGGCTCAGTTCGTGCTGCATTACCAGCCACAGTTTTCCGGCGACGGCAGCCGCCTGACCGGCGTCGAGGCCCTGTTGCGCTGGAATCATCCGACCCGTGGCCTGATACCACCGGATGACTTCATCCCCGTACTGGAGGAACTGGGCCTGGTGGTGCAGGTCGGTGAATGGGTACTGGAAGAGGCGTGCCGTCAGCTCAAGACCTGGCATGACGAGAAGATCCGCATCCCCAAGGTGTCGGTCAACCTGTCGGCGCGTCAGTTCGCCGAAGGCGATCTGACAGCGCGGATCGCCACCATTCTGCGCAGAACCCGCGTACCGGCGGCCTGCCTGGAGGTGGAGCTGACCGAAAGTATTTTGATGCGCGATGTGGAAAGTGCGATGCAGACCCTCAGGGAACTCAAGCACCTGGGCCTGTGCATCGCCGTGGACGACTTCGGTACCGGCTACTCGTCGCTGAACTACCTCAAGCAGTTCCCCATCGACGTACTGAAGATCGACCGCAGTTTCGTCGACGGCCTGCCGGACGGCGAACAGGATGCGCAGATCGCCCGCGCCATCATCGCCATGGCGCACAGCCTGAACATGATGGTGATCGCCGAAGGCGTGGAAAACCACGCACAGCTGGACTTCCTGCGTGAGCATGGTTGCGACGAAGTGCAGGGCTATCTGCTCGGCCGGCCGATGAAGGCGCGCCAGTTCAGCGCCCAGTTCGGCGGTGCCGCGCTGTTCATGCTGAGCTGA
- the ettA gene encoding energy-dependent translational throttle protein EttA: protein MAQYVYSMHRVSKVVPPKREILKDISLSFFPGAKIGVLGLNGAGKSTLLRIMAGVDTEIDGEARPMPGIKVGYLPQEPQLDPSKTVRDIVEEAVGEIKQAQARLDEVYAAYAEPDADFDALAAEQAKLEAILQASDGHNLERQLEVAADALRLPPWDAKIEHLSGGEKRRVALCRLLLSAPDMLLLDEPTNHLDADSVAWLERFLHDFPGTVVAITHDRYFLDNVAGWILELDRGHGIPYEGNYSGWLESKANRLAQEAKAEASHAKAMKAELEWVRQGAKARQSKSKARLQRFEEMQSQEFQKRSETNEIYIPAGPRLGDKVIDFHNVSKSFGDRVLIDDLSFSIPKGAIVGVIGGNGAGKSTLLRMITGKEQPDSGTIEIGETVQIASVEQSREMLEGNKTVWEQISDGFDMIKVGNYEVPSRGYVGRFNFKGADQQKFVKDLSGGERGRLHMALTLKQGGNVLLLDEPSNDLDVETLRALEEALLDFPGAAIVISHDRWFLDRIATHILSYEDDGKVNFFEGNYTEFEADRKKRLGEAAAQPHRVRYKKLAQ, encoded by the coding sequence ATGGCTCAGTACGTCTACAGCATGCATCGGGTCAGCAAGGTTGTCCCGCCCAAGCGTGAAATTCTCAAGGACATCTCCCTGTCCTTCTTCCCGGGGGCTAAGATCGGTGTTTTAGGTCTCAACGGTGCAGGTAAATCAACATTACTGCGCATCATGGCCGGCGTCGACACCGAGATCGACGGCGAAGCCCGGCCGATGCCCGGCATCAAGGTCGGCTACCTGCCACAGGAGCCGCAGCTCGACCCGAGCAAGACCGTGCGTGACATCGTCGAAGAGGCCGTAGGCGAGATCAAGCAGGCCCAGGCCCGCCTCGACGAAGTGTATGCCGCCTATGCCGAGCCGGATGCCGATTTCGACGCGCTGGCCGCCGAGCAGGCCAAGCTCGAAGCCATCCTGCAGGCCTCCGACGGGCACAACCTCGAGCGCCAGCTGGAAGTGGCCGCCGACGCCCTGCGCCTGCCGCCATGGGATGCCAAGATCGAACACCTGTCCGGTGGCGAGAAGCGCCGTGTGGCGCTGTGCCGCCTGCTGCTGTCGGCGCCCGACATGCTGCTGCTCGATGAGCCAACCAACCACTTGGATGCCGATTCGGTGGCCTGGCTCGAGCGTTTCCTGCATGATTTCCCCGGCACCGTGGTGGCCATTACCCACGACCGTTACTTCCTCGACAACGTTGCCGGCTGGATTCTCGAACTCGACCGTGGCCACGGCATCCCCTACGAAGGCAACTACTCCGGCTGGCTGGAATCGAAGGCCAACCGCCTCGCTCAGGAAGCCAAGGCCGAGGCGTCGCATGCCAAGGCGATGAAGGCCGAACTGGAATGGGTTCGTCAGGGCGCCAAGGCGCGTCAGTCCAAGTCCAAGGCGCGTCTGCAGCGCTTCGAGGAAATGCAGTCGCAGGAATTCCAGAAGCGCAGCGAGACCAACGAGATCTACATTCCGGCCGGTCCGCGCCTGGGCGACAAGGTCATCGATTTCCACAATGTATCGAAGTCCTTCGGCGACCGCGTGCTGATCGACGATCTGTCCTTCAGCATCCCCAAAGGCGCCATCGTCGGCGTGATCGGCGGTAACGGTGCCGGCAAGTCGACCCTGCTGCGCATGATCACCGGCAAGGAGCAGCCGGACTCCGGCACCATCGAGATCGGTGAAACCGTACAGATCGCGAGCGTCGAGCAGAGCCGCGAAATGCTCGAAGGCAACAAGACCGTGTGGGAGCAGATTTCCGATGGTTTCGACATGATCAAGGTCGGCAACTACGAGGTGCCGTCGCGCGGTTATGTCGGGCGCTTCAACTTCAAGGGCGCCGACCAGCAGAAGTTCGTCAAGGATCTCTCCGGCGGTGAGCGCGGGCGTCTGCACATGGCGCTGACCCTCAAGCAGGGCGGCAACGTGCTGCTGCTCGACGAACCGTCCAACGACCTCGACGTGGAAACCCTGCGCGCCCTGGAAGAAGCGCTGCTGGACTTCCCCGGCGCCGCCATCGTGATCTCCCACGATCGCTGGTTCCTCGACCGTATCGCCACGCACATCCTCTCCTACGAGGACGACGGCAAGGTCAACTTCTTCGAAGGCAACTACACCGAGTTTGAAGCCGACCGCAAGAAACGCCTGGGCGAGGCTGCCGCACAGCCACACCGCGTGCGTTACAAGAAGCTGGCGCAGTAA
- the nadC gene encoding carboxylating nicotinate-nucleotide diphosphorylase → MPNLTLADLSGEIEANVRRALAEDIGSGDITAQLIPDERLASARVITREAAVVCGTAWVDAVFRQLDPRVAVHWQVQDGDKVSADQTLLRLEGPARALLSGERSALNFLQTLSAVATRCRHYADLVEGTQVKLLDTRKTLPGLRLAQKYAVTCGGCHNHRVGLYDAFLIKENHIAACGSIAQAINAAHQIAPGKPVEVEVESLEELRQALDAGADIVMLDELSLEDMREAVRLTAGRAKLEASGGINDSTLRVIAETGVDYISLGTLTKDVKAVDLSMRLAL, encoded by the coding sequence ATGCCCAACCTGACCCTCGCTGACCTCAGCGGCGAAATCGAAGCCAATGTCCGCCGCGCCCTGGCAGAGGACATCGGCAGCGGCGACATCACCGCGCAGCTGATTCCGGACGAACGCCTGGCCAGCGCCCGCGTGATCACCCGTGAGGCCGCCGTAGTGTGCGGCACGGCCTGGGTCGATGCGGTGTTTCGCCAGCTCGACCCCCGCGTCGCGGTACATTGGCAGGTGCAGGATGGTGACAAGGTCAGCGCCGACCAGACCCTGCTGCGCCTCGAAGGCCCGGCGCGCGCCCTGCTCAGTGGCGAGCGCAGCGCACTGAACTTCCTGCAGACCCTGTCTGCCGTGGCCACCCGCTGCCGCCACTACGCCGACCTTGTCGAAGGCACCCAGGTAAAACTGCTCGATACCCGCAAAACCCTTCCAGGCCTGCGTCTGGCACAGAAATACGCGGTGACCTGCGGCGGCTGCCACAACCACCGCGTCGGCCTTTACGACGCCTTCCTCATAAAGGAAAACCATATCGCGGCCTGCGGCAGCATCGCCCAGGCCATCAACGCCGCTCACCAGATCGCCCCGGGCAAGCCGGTGGAAGTGGAAGTGGAAAGTCTGGAAGAACTGCGCCAAGCGCTGGACGCGGGCGCCGATATCGTCATGCTCGACGAGCTGTCACTGGAGGACATGCGCGAAGCCGTAAGGCTCACCGCCGGCCGCGCCAAACTCGAAGCCTCGGGCGGCATCAACGACAGCACCTTGCGCGTGATTGCCGAGACAGGCGTGGATTACATCTCGCTGGGGACGCTGACCAAGGATGTGAAGGCGGTGGATTTGTCGATGCGGTTGGCACTGTAA